One region of Agrobacterium tumefaciens genomic DNA includes:
- a CDS encoding TolB family protein, protein MRSSIEIFNIRTRQMRVVWQTPELFEAPNWSPDGKYLLLNCDGLLYRLSLAGDPSPEKVDTGFATICNNDHGISPDGSLYAISDKVEFGKSAIYLLPSTGGTPRLMTKNLPSYWHGWSPDGKGFAYCGIRDQVFDIYSMDIDSGLETRLTHGEGRNDGPDYSPDGEWIYFNSSRTGQMQIWRVRVDGSAVERITDSAYGDWFPHPSPSGDKVVFVSYDADVFDHPRDLNVRVRLMDMDGGNAETLFDLFGGQGTMNSPNWSPDGDEFAYVRYFPVG, encoded by the coding sequence ATGCGCAGTTCCATCGAAATCTTCAACATCCGCACTCGGCAGATGCGGGTGGTCTGGCAGACGCCGGAGCTGTTCGAGGCTCCGAACTGGTCGCCGGACGGGAAATACCTGCTTCTGAACTGCGACGGTCTGCTTTATCGCCTGTCACTTGCCGGCGACCCTTCGCCGGAAAAGGTCGATACCGGCTTTGCGACAATCTGCAACAATGACCACGGCATTTCGCCTGACGGTTCGCTTTATGCCATTTCCGACAAGGTGGAGTTCGGCAAGAGTGCCATCTATCTGCTGCCTTCGACGGGCGGAACGCCGCGTCTGATGACTAAGAACCTTCCGTCCTACTGGCACGGCTGGTCGCCGGACGGGAAAGGTTTCGCCTATTGCGGCATTCGCGATCAGGTTTTCGATATTTATTCCATGGACATAGACAGCGGTCTTGAGACACGCCTTACCCATGGTGAGGGCCGCAATGACGGGCCGGATTATTCGCCGGATGGAGAATGGATCTATTTCAACTCCAGCCGCACCGGCCAGATGCAGATCTGGCGCGTGCGGGTGGATGGCTCGGCCGTCGAGCGTATCACCGACAGCGCCTATGGCGACTGGTTCCCGCATCCGTCCCCCAGCGGTGACAAGGTCGTCTTCGTCTCCTACGACGCCGATGTCTTCGACCATCCGCGCGACCTCAACGTGCGCGTGCGGCTGATGGATATGGATGGCGGCAATGCCGAAACGCTGTTTGACCTTTTCGGCGGGCAGGGAACGATGAATTCCCCCAACTGGTCACCGGACGGGGATGAGTTCGCTTATGTGCGGTATTTTCCCGTTGGGTGA
- a CDS encoding DUF1003 domain-containing protein, translated as MSDISDYIVSHFKRSSREIGEVERRILELSHQKKLVSTDTNAEFSAGANLGDRLADSIARVGGSWGFILSFCFFLVFWAIINTIVLTTRAFDPYPFIFLNLLLSMLAAIQAPIIMMSQNRQAARDRFEAAKDYEVNLKAELEVLSLHEKIDVKVLAELAALRQDLAALHRHVTRKED; from the coding sequence GTGTCAGACATCTCCGACTATATCGTTTCGCACTTCAAGCGCTCCTCCCGGGAAATCGGCGAGGTCGAGCGTCGTATTCTGGAACTGTCGCACCAGAAAAAGCTGGTCTCGACCGACACCAATGCGGAATTTTCCGCCGGGGCAAACCTGGGCGACAGGCTGGCCGACAGCATTGCAAGGGTTGGCGGCTCCTGGGGATTTATCCTCAGCTTCTGCTTTTTCCTGGTGTTCTGGGCAATCATCAACACCATCGTGCTGACGACGCGGGCCTTCGACCCCTACCCCTTCATCTTCCTCAATCTTCTGCTATCGATGCTCGCGGCCATTCAGGCGCCGATCATCATGATGTCGCAGAACCGGCAGGCCGCCCGCGACCGCTTCGAGGCCGCCAAGGATTATGAGGTGAACCTGAAAGCCGAGCTTGAGGTGCTGTCTCTGCACGAAAAGATCGACGTGAAGGTACTGGCCGAACTGGCAGCACTCAGGCAGGACCTCGCTGCCCTTCACCGCCATGTGACCCGGAAAGAAGACTGA
- a CDS encoding LTA synthase family protein — MSLRNSAPKTTASEKADFVFSPAWTRSLSKLSGKAYTLANLTFSSVVLVVALEWIARGSLVDVGTFLTSSARPGMTTIAAVLLLLVALDSILGRRYLSLIAVAPLCALTGLISAQKQTYLSDPLYPSDLLFGRQILELLPTMLKAQPLTAVLVGLGLCATVAALSTLWLLARRYSPGLSWRERAAGLVLALPLLAGLASLMDYSHYSWVRDRLNIIPMMWDQQENYRHNGFLMAFAFNIPMANVSAPQGYGENSIADLTSEPAAFAANTGDYPDVIMLMSESLWDPTRLENVKLSADPMPNIRAKQSGHVFSPEFGGMTANVEFEALTGFSNAFLPYGSIPYQQYIRRPVPSLASFFRGEGYSAIAMHPFQEWFWNRKEVYRNFGFEEFRSEETLPPMEKRGNFASDDALMDQIMVAADDARNPLFLFAVTLQGHGPYEAGRYASDTIGVEGDLSASASQALGTYAQGVAEADDALLKLMRWAKKRERETIIVLFGDHLPPLGQTFVESGYMPGMVASRRAPLEVMKKEHETPLVVWSSKTGVRKNIGTISPALLPYHVLKTAGFSDPFYTGTLGEVQDAFSVVDRHMLVATDGKALPDWSISPNSIPDVVRNYRLLQFDMMFGEQYGRERFFPGFNWVNDATPSV; from the coding sequence ATGAGTTTGAGAAATTCGGCGCCAAAAACAACGGCTTCCGAAAAGGCTGATTTTGTCTTTTCGCCTGCATGGACGCGGAGCCTTTCCAAGCTTTCGGGTAAGGCCTACACGCTTGCCAATCTAACGTTTTCCTCGGTCGTGCTTGTCGTCGCGCTGGAATGGATCGCCCGCGGTTCGCTAGTTGATGTCGGCACCTTCCTCACCTCATCCGCCCGCCCCGGCATGACCACCATCGCCGCCGTGCTGCTGCTGCTCGTAGCGCTGGATTCCATCCTCGGCCGCCGTTACCTGTCGCTCATCGCCGTTGCGCCGCTTTGCGCGCTGACAGGGCTGATTTCCGCGCAGAAACAGACCTATCTCTCCGATCCGCTTTATCCCTCCGACCTGCTGTTCGGCCGGCAGATCCTCGAGCTTCTGCCCACCATGCTGAAAGCCCAGCCGCTGACGGCCGTGCTGGTCGGCCTTGGCCTTTGCGCCACGGTTGCGGCCCTTTCCACCCTGTGGCTGCTGGCGCGGCGTTATTCGCCCGGCTTGAGCTGGCGCGAACGCGCCGCAGGTCTTGTGCTGGCGCTGCCGCTTCTGGCCGGCCTCGCCTCGCTCATGGACTATTCGCATTATTCGTGGGTGCGCGATCGTCTCAACATCATCCCCATGATGTGGGATCAACAGGAGAATTACCGCCATAACGGTTTCCTGATGGCCTTTGCCTTCAATATTCCCATGGCCAACGTCTCGGCGCCGCAGGGTTACGGCGAAAACAGCATTGCGGACCTGACCTCGGAACCCGCCGCCTTTGCCGCCAACACGGGCGATTACCCTGATGTCATCATGTTGATGAGCGAATCGCTGTGGGATCCGACACGGCTTGAAAACGTGAAGCTCTCTGCCGATCCGATGCCCAACATCCGCGCCAAGCAGTCCGGCCACGTGTTCTCGCCGGAATTCGGCGGCATGACGGCGAATGTGGAATTCGAGGCACTGACCGGCTTTTCCAACGCCTTCCTGCCCTATGGCAGCATTCCTTACCAGCAATATATCCGCCGCCCGGTGCCCTCGCTTGCCAGCTTCTTCCGTGGCGAAGGGTATTCGGCCATCGCCATGCATCCGTTTCAGGAATGGTTCTGGAACCGCAAGGAAGTCTACAGGAATTTCGGCTTCGAGGAGTTCCGCTCGGAAGAGACATTGCCGCCCATGGAAAAGCGCGGCAACTTCGCCTCCGACGACGCGCTGATGGACCAGATCATGGTGGCCGCGGACGATGCGCGCAACCCGCTCTTCCTCTTCGCCGTCACCCTCCAGGGACACGGACCTTACGAGGCGGGCCGTTATGCCAGCGACACCATCGGCGTAGAGGGCGATCTTTCCGCTTCCGCATCGCAGGCGCTTGGTACCTATGCGCAGGGCGTGGCGGAGGCCGACGACGCCCTTCTGAAGCTGATGCGCTGGGCAAAAAAGCGCGAGCGCGAAACCATCATCGTGCTCTTCGGCGATCACCTGCCGCCCCTTGGCCAGACATTCGTGGAAAGCGGCTACATGCCGGGCATGGTAGCCAGCCGCCGCGCGCCGCTGGAAGTCATGAAAAAGGAACACGAGACGCCGCTTGTCGTCTGGTCCTCGAAGACGGGCGTGCGCAAGAATATCGGCACCATCAGCCCGGCGCTGCTGCCCTATCACGTACTGAAAACAGCCGGTTTCTCAGACCCCTTCTATACGGGGACCTTGGGTGAAGTGCAGGATGCGTTTTCCGTTGTCGACCGGCACATGCTCGTGGCGACGGATGGCAAGGCCCTGCCCGACTGGTCGATTTCACCCAATTCCATTCCGGACGTGGTGCGCAATTACCGCCTGCTGCAATTCGACATGATGTTCGGCGAGCAATATGGCCGAGAGCGCTTCTTCCCCGGCTTCAACTGGGTAAATGACGCCACGCCCTCCGTCTGA
- a CDS encoding DUF2865 domain-containing protein, whose translation MTRRRSIIGLLLPLVFIAPAAAFADQVCDTLYAQLREPPRVIGNTAEVRRYANALTRQNIEIRRIRNDLRRYGCSSASVTVYGSPNAELCAEISDAMADAQSERDAIIRDRDYAMAAQGNDDGDIRRQRILAALDANGCSAIPETEARQPTAPDVTRYPDAFGEQSNPPGQAGLSPYPNAAAEGGLRTLCVRTCDGSFFPIASNASPLDFRAQAEQCQKMCPGTQTELYFHSMTEQETADMVSAETGKPYKDLPTAFAYRNASTKAPGCACNMAAYHEEMKQQEAARPEAEKPYSSITTIPSPQGDTSKKPTELQQAAKPPEQPVPERDYDPNNSRVRVIGPKFLPDQTGRIDLKNPALKGIQPQQ comes from the coding sequence TTGACCCGGCGCCGCAGCATTATCGGCCTCCTGCTTCCCCTTGTTTTCATCGCCCCGGCCGCTGCTTTCGCGGATCAGGTCTGCGATACGCTTTATGCGCAGCTGCGCGAACCGCCGCGTGTCATAGGCAACACCGCCGAGGTACGGCGTTACGCCAATGCGCTCACCCGCCAGAACATCGAGATCCGCAGGATCAGGAACGATCTGCGCCGTTACGGCTGTTCATCCGCAAGCGTCACCGTTTATGGCAGCCCGAATGCCGAACTCTGCGCGGAGATCAGCGACGCGATGGCGGATGCGCAGAGCGAACGCGATGCCATCATCCGTGACCGCGACTATGCCATGGCGGCCCAGGGCAACGATGATGGCGACATCAGACGCCAGCGCATTCTCGCCGCCCTTGACGCCAATGGCTGCAGCGCCATTCCGGAAACGGAAGCGCGCCAGCCGACGGCCCCCGATGTGACACGTTACCCCGACGCCTTCGGCGAACAGAGCAATCCGCCGGGACAGGCGGGGCTTTCGCCCTACCCCAATGCCGCTGCGGAAGGCGGGCTCAGGACGCTGTGCGTGCGCACCTGCGACGGCTCGTTCTTCCCCATCGCTTCCAATGCCTCGCCGCTCGATTTCCGTGCGCAGGCCGAACAATGCCAGAAAATGTGTCCGGGTACGCAGACGGAGCTTTATTTCCACTCCATGACGGAGCAGGAAACGGCTGACATGGTCTCGGCTGAAACAGGAAAGCCCTACAAGGACCTGCCGACCGCCTTTGCTTATCGAAATGCCTCAACCAAAGCCCCAGGCTGCGCCTGCAACATGGCCGCCTATCACGAGGAGATGAAGCAGCAGGAGGCTGCGCGGCCGGAAGCTGAGAAACCCTATTCCAGCATCACGACCATTCCATCACCGCAAGGTGACACCTCCAAAAAACCCACCGAACTGCAGCAGGCCGCAAAGCCGCCGGAACAACCGGTTCCGGAACGCGACTATGACCCGAACAACAGCAGGGTCCGCGTCATCGGCCCTAAATTCCTGCCCGACCAGACAGGCCGGATCGACCTGAAGAACCCGGCGCTGAAGGGCATTCAGCCGCAGCAATAG
- the bluB gene encoding 5,6-dimethylbenzimidazole synthase, producing the protein MPTDPLATSSLDANAFDHALSPAYPFSEGEREAIYRAIETRRDVRDQFLPDPLPEDVVERLLKAAHSAPSVGFMQPWNFTLVTDGAVRQAAWVAFSRANGEAAAMFEGEQQALYRSLKLEGIRKAPLSICVTCDPTRGGKVVLGRTHNPRTDVYSTVCAIQNLWLAARAEGIGVGWVSIFHDSDIRTILEIPDHIEIVAWLCLGRVDTLYTEPELAVKGWRQRVPLEELVFRNRWGGR; encoded by the coding sequence ATGCCGACCGATCCACTCGCGACCAGTTCGCTCGACGCAAATGCATTCGATCACGCGCTTTCGCCCGCCTACCCGTTTTCCGAGGGGGAGCGAGAGGCGATCTACCGTGCCATCGAAACCCGCCGTGATGTGCGCGACCAGTTCCTTCCGGATCCATTGCCGGAAGATGTGGTCGAGCGCCTGCTGAAGGCGGCGCATTCCGCGCCCTCGGTCGGTTTCATGCAGCCGTGGAATTTCACGCTCGTCACTGACGGTGCGGTCAGGCAGGCAGCCTGGGTTGCCTTCAGCCGCGCCAATGGCGAGGCGGCGGCGATGTTCGAGGGGGAGCAGCAGGCGCTTTACCGCAGCCTCAAGCTTGAGGGCATCCGCAAGGCGCCGCTCAGCATCTGCGTCACCTGCGATCCGACGCGTGGCGGCAAGGTGGTGCTGGGCCGTACCCACAATCCGCGCACCGATGTCTATTCCACCGTCTGCGCCATCCAGAACCTCTGGCTTGCAGCGCGCGCCGAAGGCATCGGCGTCGGCTGGGTCAGCATTTTCCACGATAGCGACATTCGCACCATTCTCGAGATTCCCGACCACATCGAGATCGTCGCCTGGCTATGCCTCGGCCGCGTCGATACACTTTATACCGAGCCGGAACTGGCGGTGAAGGGGTGGCGCCAGCGCGTGCCGCTGGAGGAGCTGGTGTTTCGCAATCGCTGGGGTGGACGGTAA
- a CDS encoding NADP-dependent malic enzyme: MTSHDKNNTPANTAKADIEEQALFFHRYPRPGKLEIQATKPLGNQRDLALAYSPGVAAPCLAIHENPEMAAEYTARANLVAVISNGTAVLGLGNIGPLASKPVMEGKAVLFKKFAGIDVFDIEIDAPGINDMVSTIAALEPTFGGINLEDIKAPECFEVERQLREKMNIPVFHDDQHGTAIIVAAAVTNALELAGKSLSSVKIVASGAGAAALACLNLLVAMGAKKENIWVHDIEGLVYDGRNSLMDEWKEVYAQKTDKRVLADSIDGADVFLGLSAAGVLKPELLERMAENPLILALANPNPEIMPEVARAARPDAMICTGRSDFPNQVNNVLCFPYIFRGALDCGATTINEEMKMAAVQAIAELAREEVSEVAAKAYSGETPIFGPNYLIPSPFDPRLILRIAPAVARAAAASGVAARPISDFEAYLDQLNRFVWRSGFIMKPVFNAAKVAEKKRIIFAEGEDERVLRAAQVLLEEGTGIPILIGRPQIIETRLKRFGLRIRPNTDFAVVNPEDDPRYRDYVDDYFALVGRAGINPEAARTIVRTNSTVIGALSVKRGEADALICGLEGRYDRHLRDVNQIIGKQESVRSFAGLSLLITQQGALFLTDTFVNNDPTSEEVAEMAILAAKEIRRFGITPKIALASHSNFGSRDSESARKMRRALKIVQAAAPELEVDGEMQGGSALSEALRKRAMPNSVLTGEANLLVFPNLDAANITLGVTRTLTEGLHVGPILLGTALPAHILSPSVTSRGVVNMAAFAVVQASHPSV, translated from the coding sequence ATGACCTCTCACGATAAGAACAACACGCCCGCCAACACGGCAAAGGCCGACATCGAGGAACAGGCGCTCTTTTTCCACCGCTACCCGCGCCCCGGCAAGCTGGAAATCCAGGCCACCAAGCCCCTTGGCAACCAGCGCGATCTGGCGCTTGCCTACTCGCCGGGTGTCGCCGCCCCCTGCCTCGCCATCCATGAAAATCCGGAAATGGCGGCGGAATATACCGCCCGCGCCAATCTCGTTGCAGTGATTTCCAACGGTACGGCAGTGCTTGGCCTTGGAAATATCGGCCCGCTTGCGTCCAAGCCTGTTATGGAGGGCAAGGCTGTCCTCTTCAAGAAATTCGCCGGCATCGACGTTTTCGATATCGAGATCGATGCGCCCGGCATCAACGACATGGTCTCCACCATCGCAGCGCTGGAACCCACCTTCGGCGGCATCAACCTTGAAGACATCAAGGCGCCCGAATGTTTCGAGGTGGAGCGCCAGCTGCGCGAGAAGATGAACATACCCGTCTTCCACGACGATCAGCACGGCACGGCGATCATCGTCGCCGCCGCCGTCACCAACGCGCTGGAACTGGCCGGAAAATCGCTTTCGAGCGTCAAGATCGTTGCGTCAGGCGCCGGTGCGGCAGCCCTTGCCTGCCTCAATCTGCTTGTCGCCATGGGCGCAAAGAAAGAAAACATCTGGGTCCACGATATCGAGGGCCTCGTTTATGACGGCCGCAACTCGCTGATGGACGAGTGGAAGGAAGTCTACGCGCAGAAGACCGACAAGCGGGTTCTGGCCGACTCGATCGACGGCGCGGATGTCTTCCTCGGTCTTTCGGCGGCAGGCGTGCTGAAGCCGGAACTTCTGGAGCGCATGGCGGAAAATCCGCTGATCCTGGCGCTTGCCAACCCCAATCCGGAAATCATGCCGGAAGTGGCCCGTGCTGCCCGCCCGGATGCGATGATCTGCACCGGCCGTTCGGATTTCCCGAACCAGGTCAACAACGTGCTCTGCTTCCCCTATATCTTCCGCGGCGCGCTGGATTGCGGCGCAACCACGATCAACGAGGAAATGAAGATGGCCGCCGTGCAGGCCATCGCCGAGCTTGCCCGCGAGGAAGTCTCGGAAGTCGCCGCCAAGGCCTATAGCGGCGAAACGCCGATCTTCGGCCCGAACTACCTCATTCCCTCGCCTTTCGATCCGCGTCTCATCCTGCGCATCGCGCCGGCCGTTGCCCGTGCTGCCGCCGCAAGCGGCGTCGCCGCCCGGCCGATCAGCGATTTCGAAGCCTATCTCGACCAGCTGAACCGCTTCGTCTGGCGTTCCGGCTTCATCATGAAACCGGTCTTCAACGCCGCCAAGGTTGCCGAAAAGAAGCGCATCATCTTTGCTGAAGGCGAAGACGAGCGCGTGCTGCGCGCCGCACAGGTGCTTCTGGAAGAAGGGACCGGCATCCCGATCCTCATCGGCCGCCCGCAGATCATCGAAACGCGCCTGAAGCGCTTCGGCCTGCGCATCCGTCCGAATACCGATTTTGCGGTGGTCAATCCGGAAGACGATCCGCGTTACCGCGATTACGTCGATGATTATTTCGCCCTGGTCGGCCGCGCTGGCATCAACCCGGAGGCGGCCCGCACCATCGTGCGCACCAACTCCACGGTCATCGGCGCGCTGTCGGTGAAGCGTGGTGAGGCGGATGCGCTGATCTGCGGTCTGGAAGGCCGTTACGACCGGCACCTGCGCGACGTGAACCAGATCATCGGCAAGCAGGAAAGCGTTCGCTCTTTCGCAGGCCTCAGCCTGCTCATCACCCAGCAGGGCGCGCTGTTCCTCACCGACACCTTCGTCAACAACGATCCGACCTCCGAAGAAGTGGCCGAAATGGCCATTCTCGCGGCAAAGGAAATCCGCCGCTTCGGCATCACGCCGAAGATCGCGCTCGCCAGCCACTCCAATTTCGGGTCGCGCGATTCGGAAAGCGCCCGCAAGATGCGCCGCGCCCTGAAGATCGTGCAGGCAGCGGCACCCGAATTGGAAGTGGACGGCGAAATGCAGGGCGGCTCGGCACTTTCGGAAGCGCTGCGCAAGCGCGCCATGCCCAACAGCGTGCTGACCGGCGAAGCGAACCTGCTGGTCTTCCCGAACCTTGATGCCGCAAACATCACGCTCGGCGTCACCCGCACGCTGACGGAGGGCCTGCATGTCGGCCCCATCCTGCTTGGCACGGCACTTCCCGCCCATATCTTGTCGCCCAGCGTCACCTCGCGCGGCGTTGTCAACATGGCGGCCTTTGCCGTCGTGCAGGCATCGCACCCTTCGGTCTGA
- a CDS encoding NAD+ synthase, which translates to MSDRHDIKNHLRIAVGQFNPTVGDVAGNLARAREARADAATQGADLLLLTELFISGYPPEDLVLKPAFLKACLKAVEELAAETADGGPGVVIGFPRQGETGRHNSVALLDGGRIIALRDKIDLPNYGEFDEKRVFAEGSISGPYNFRGVRIGIPICEEIWNDMGVCETLAESGAEILLVPNGSPYYRGKLDVRHQVALKQVIESGLPLVFANQLGGQDELVFDGASFGFNADKTLAFQMSQFEATLAVTDWKRTAEGWRCESGPFSKIPEGEEADYRACMLGFRDYVNKNGFKSVVLGLSGGIDSAICAALAVDALGEERVRCIMLPYCYTSEDSLKDAADCARALGCRYDIVPIAEPVDGFLSALSEMFEGTEEGITEENLQSRTRGTILMAVSNKFGSMVVTTGNKSEMSVGYATLYGDMNGGFNPIKDLYKMQVYAISSWRNSHVPPGALGPSGEVIPANIISKAPSAELRPNQTDQDSLPPYPVLDDILECLVEKEMSVEEILARGHDIATVHRIEHLLYLAEYKRRQSAPGVKITKKNFGRDRRYPITNRFRDR; encoded by the coding sequence ATGAGCGACAGACACGACATCAAAAACCATCTTCGAATTGCCGTCGGGCAGTTCAATCCGACTGTTGGCGACGTGGCGGGCAATCTCGCCAGGGCGCGCGAAGCACGGGCCGATGCGGCGACGCAGGGTGCCGATCTCCTGCTTCTGACCGAGCTGTTCATATCCGGCTATCCGCCGGAAGACCTGGTATTGAAGCCGGCTTTTCTGAAAGCGTGCCTGAAGGCCGTGGAAGAACTGGCGGCGGAAACCGCCGATGGCGGGCCGGGCGTCGTCATCGGTTTTCCGCGTCAGGGCGAAACGGGCCGGCACAATTCGGTTGCGCTTCTGGATGGCGGCAGGATCATCGCGCTGCGTGACAAGATCGACCTGCCGAATTACGGCGAGTTCGATGAAAAGCGTGTTTTCGCCGAAGGTTCGATCTCCGGTCCCTATAATTTCCGCGGTGTCAGGATCGGCATTCCGATCTGCGAGGAAATCTGGAACGATATGGGTGTGTGCGAAACGCTTGCCGAAAGTGGGGCGGAAATCCTGCTGGTGCCGAATGGTTCACCCTATTATCGCGGCAAGCTGGATGTGCGCCATCAGGTGGCGCTGAAACAGGTAATCGAAAGCGGCTTGCCGCTGGTCTTCGCCAATCAGCTTGGCGGGCAGGACGAGCTGGTTTTCGACGGCGCGAGCTTCGGTTTCAATGCCGACAAGACCCTTGCCTTCCAGATGAGCCAGTTCGAGGCGACCCTTGCCGTCACCGATTGGAAACGCACCGCAGAAGGCTGGCGCTGCGAAAGCGGTCCTTTCTCGAAAATCCCTGAAGGCGAGGAGGCGGATTACCGCGCCTGCATGCTGGGCTTTCGCGATTACGTCAACAAGAACGGCTTCAAGAGCGTGGTTCTCGGCCTTTCCGGCGGTATCGATTCGGCGATCTGCGCTGCGCTTGCTGTTGATGCGCTGGGCGAAGAGCGGGTGCGCTGCATCATGCTGCCCTATTGTTACACCTCCGAGGATTCGCTGAAGGACGCAGCCGATTGCGCCAGGGCGCTTGGCTGCCGTTACGATATCGTGCCCATTGCCGAACCGGTGGATGGGTTCCTGTCGGCGCTTTCGGAAATGTTCGAGGGCACGGAGGAAGGCATTACCGAAGAAAACCTGCAGAGCCGTACACGCGGCACCATTCTCATGGCTGTTTCCAACAAGTTCGGCTCGATGGTGGTGACAACAGGCAACAAGTCGGAAATGTCGGTGGGGTATGCGACGCTTTATGGCGACATGAATGGCGGTTTCAATCCCATCAAGGACCTCTACAAGATGCAGGTCTACGCCATCTCCAGTTGGCGCAATTCCCATGTGCCGCCGGGCGCGCTCGGGCCGTCCGGCGAAGTGATCCCCGCCAATATCATCTCCAAGGCGCCATCCGCCGAATTGCGACCCAACCAGACAGACCAGGATTCGCTGCCGCCCTATCCGGTGCTGGACGATATTCTGGAGTGCCTGGTGGAAAAGGAAATGTCGGTCGAGGAAATCCTCGCGCGTGGCCATGATATCGCGACGGTGCACCGGATCGAGCATCTGCTCTATCTCGCCGAATACAAACGCCGCCAATCCGCGCCCGGGGTGAAGATCACCAAGAAGAACTTCGGCCGCGATCGCCGTTATCCGATTACCAACCGGTTCAGGGACAGGTAG
- a CDS encoding VOC family protein translates to MNTIAVHGIRFGRIAAMLPVKNIEKAHDFYVRVLGFEKTFENGNPVGFMILKQGNAELHLTLQSTHKPAPFNVAHMLVSDAGALHALCKSHGLRIIKSLQDKDYGLRAFVFEDPDGNRIDVGQVI, encoded by the coding sequence ATGAACACCATCGCCGTTCACGGCATCCGCTTCGGTCGGATCGCCGCAATGCTTCCTGTCAAGAATATCGAGAAGGCCCATGACTTTTATGTCCGTGTGCTGGGCTTCGAAAAGACCTTCGAAAACGGCAACCCTGTCGGTTTCATGATCCTGAAACAAGGTAATGCCGAGTTGCACCTGACATTGCAGTCGACGCACAAACCGGCCCCCTTCAATGTGGCGCATATGCTGGTCAGCGACGCCGGCGCGCTGCACGCGCTTTGCAAAAGCCACGGGCTTCGCATCATCAAAAGTCTGCAGGACAAGGATTATGGCCTGCGGGCCTTCGTTTTCGAAGACCCGGATGGTAACCGCATCGATGTGGGGCAGGTTATTTAA